The DNA region CAGGAGCGTCGAAAAGAGTGCGACGGGGAGATACCGGGAAACGTACACGCGCATAGAGGAGCGATGCAGACAAAGTGTCCGCGTCTCAAGCATGACGCTTTGATGGGGCAAAGGTTTCGGGACGAGCCCTGATCTGAGCCAGAGGCAGTCGGCGTGCTTATGGCGTTATGTGCTTACCGAAATAGGCGCTGAGGATTTCGCGGGCGATGGGGGCGGCGTGGTGGGCGCCGGCGTATTCGACGTTTGGGGAATCGCCTTCGAGGGCGATGGCGAGGGCGATCTCGGGTTTTTCGGCGGGGGCGAAGGCGAGGAACCAGGCGATGTTTTTGCGGCCTTCGGTGGTATCGATCTGGGCGGTGCCGGTTTTGCCGGCGATTGTGATACCGGGGACTTGGGCTTCGCTGCCGATGCCGGATGCGACGACATTGCGAAGACTCGTGAGGAGGGCGGTGTAGTTGGCGTCGGAGATGTCGAGTGGTTCGCGGGGGAGGTCGCCGGTGGGATTGCGGCCGAGTTGACGGAGGAGTGTGGGGACGGTGAGCGTTTCGCGGCGGGCGAGGGAGGCCATGGCGCAGGCGGCTTGAAGCGGGCTGATGCGGAGGAAGCCCTGGCCGATGGCGAGGTTCACGGTGTCGCCGTCGGTCCAGGGGCCGAGGTCTTTGGATTTTTTCCACGCAGGATCGGGGATGAGCGAGCGTGTGGTTTCGGACGGGAGGTCGATGGCGGTGGGTGAGTCGAAGTGGAAGCGGCGGGCTTCAGCGGCGAGGGCGTTGGGGCCGGCGGCGAGGCCGGTGCGGGCGGCGAAGATGTTGCAGCTGTGAGCGAGGGCTCGGTTGAGCGTGAGCGTGCCGTGGCCTGCGGAGTTATGGCAGGGGAAGCGGCGATTACCGATCTGGATCCAGCCGTCGCAGCGATGGGCGGTATCCGGATTCAGGGCACCGGAACGGAAGCCGGCGAGAACGGTGAAGATTTTGAGGGTTGAGCCCGGCGGATAGAGGGCTTGGGTGGCGCGGTTGAGCCAGGCGCCGGAAGCGTCGAGTTGCTGCTTGGTGGCGGCGGAGATCGACGGAGAGACGGCGTTGAGGTCGAAACCGGGGCGGCTGACGAGGGCGAGGATTTCGCCGGTGCGGATATCAATGGCGACAGCGGAGCCGCGGGATGAACCGGTGGCAGCGTCGAGCGCGGTTTCGGTGGCGCGCTGGAGATCGAGGTTGAGGCTGAGCGTGAGGTCGCGGCCGGGTGTGGAGGCGTGGGTGGAGAGCGGAGTGGCGACGGTGTAGCCGAGGGCGTTAACGCGGCGGGTGGTTTCGACGGGCGAGCCGGCGAGGAGAGTGTCGTGGAGTTTTTCGAGGCCGGACTCGCCGGTGAGTTCGGTGGCTGCGAGCGTGTGAAGATCGGAATCGGACGCAGAGGTGATCTGTATTGGCTCGTTGCGGACGCGGCCGAGAAGGTGGGCGGCGAGTGAACCGTGAGGATACGTGCGGGTGGGCGTGCGTTGGAGACGGATGATGTCGTCAGATGCGAGTGCGGAGGTGAGACGCGCGGCTTCGGCGGACGTGAGTGTTTCGATCAACGTAAACGGGAAGACGCGGGAGCGGGCGAGGTGGCGCGTGAGACGGGCGGCGTCGAGCGTCGAGGCGGGTCGGGCTAGGAGATGGTTGAGGCGGTCGAGGTGAGATTGGAGGAGCTGGAGACGCTGGTCGCGGGTGAGGTCAGCGTGGAGTTTGCCGAGGTCAATGGAGGCGGAGATGCGGTTAGTAGTGTCGGCGAGGACGCGGCCTTCGCGGTCGAGGATGCGGCCGCGTGGCGCGGGTTCGAGGAGACGGCGCAGGCTTTGGCGCTCGGCGGCGGCGGAGTATTCGTTGGAGCGGAAGAGTTGGTGGCGGGCGATGGCGGCGAGGAGAGTGAGGAGTGCGGCAGCGAGGACGAAGCGGAGGAGACGAAGGCGCGGGGCGAGGGATTGGCCTTCGTTGGACTCAATGGGTCTGGCCGATGTACGGATGCGTGAAGCGGCGGACGCGCCCCTGGCGTTGGCCAAAGGCGCGGGCAGCGGAAGCAGATCGAGATCGGCAGCGGGTTTCACGGTGAAGTGACGGCGAGGGTACGCCTCCTTCTGGTGGGTTTGTTAGCGGGTTTTGTTTTTGGGCGGGGGATTGTTGCGCCAGACGCGCCACTTGAGGACGACCTCGAGATCGAACTGC from Nibricoccus aquaticus includes:
- a CDS encoding peptidoglycan D,D-transpeptidase FtsI family protein; this translates as MKPAADLDLLPLPAPLANARGASAASRIRTSARPIESNEGQSLAPRLRLLRFVLAAALLTLLAAIARHQLFRSNEYSAAAERQSLRRLLEPAPRGRILDREGRVLADTTNRISASIDLGKLHADLTRDQRLQLLQSHLDRLNHLLARPASTLDAARLTRHLARSRVFPFTLIETLTSAEAARLTSALASDDIIRLQRTPTRTYPHGSLAAHLLGRVRNEPIQITSASDSDLHTLAATELTGESGLEKLHDTLLAGSPVETTRRVNALGYTVATPLSTHASTPGRDLTLSLNLDLQRATETALDAATGSSRGSAVAIDIRTGEILALVSRPGFDLNAVSPSISAATKQQLDASGAWLNRATQALYPPGSTLKIFTVLAGFRSGALNPDTAHRCDGWIQIGNRRFPCHNSAGHGTLTLNRALAHSCNIFAARTGLAAGPNALAAEARRFHFDSPTAIDLPSETTRSLIPDPAWKKSKDLGPWTDGDTVNLAIGQGFLRISPLQAACAMASLARRETLTVPTLLRQLGRNPTGDLPREPLDISDANYTALLTSLRNVVASGIGSEAQVPGITIAGKTGTAQIDTTEGRKNIAWFLAFAPAEKPEIALAIALEGDSPNVEYAGAHHAAPIAREILSAYFGKHITP